One part of the Podarcis muralis chromosome 3, rPodMur119.hap1.1, whole genome shotgun sequence genome encodes these proteins:
- the MLIP gene encoding muscular LMNA-interacting protein isoform X3, with amino-acid sequence MELGKHKPEASTRNALWNEKLKQPIQHGEQTEARNVSDISSFNFLYREQVPSESEFLRFTFVPSFGRLPTQFYIADATTFLAEGPVDRNSREITGHKAEAVPGGQAIGSGNEGNSGSASCTNSRHKLFQAKDRKSSRGEMEGDDLFKAEFIFITDSDEDKNTPLGNGYGHGRSKGLDASCLSPSGESRGHQTAPQLPLHTEISYNSVSQQKQSQLTSPLSTSDHPSYKPLVAHLLFPTNLTVEQDPSPAVHQASSLQESHSQWQSANGSSVRQTSTYLQSTASYSLPSPILQRPSFPSHSLSDGAQLPSGLQARNLPQKYELTSSPLSSKDSCPSSPQAHSSADTLQSSSPQAASPLPPKRFAPLSVVPIYITTHLLSPSPKPLSSPLHGSSSTIYSVNNPGSQMSSSGNLLKSGTKSPLPTRLSLLTAILKSGSTPKRPFSPASCPATFSPNSLGSSTLAIDQKFKMTPPTPKKAASEYSIRSASPSQEEFRLSVFSTVPNRMASFSKSSPTLRTRSPSPKKHLDTRALSPDKLCPLSPTISSYRKTVVSPLLQSKSPTFSLPPHAPRKGAHSPAHKARGPEKSKKVHTYSPTFTTKSYPLSPPGVSQRDAVSPTADKGSLSPTVMHSSCRSNGCLPQAIVKDPATNSPGLSPHWQASHTDSTSPTPPGYRIKAPSPHRESSSVHSNFRACPPSSRPRTPTVPQHRSPATVHSPCSLLSGSREVTSPLSFSLPSASENKKPQSHKIKTSYKAFAAIPTNTLLLEQKALDEPAKAEEVAENKSLDTHSEMCSPAQLRQQTEELCAAIDQVLQDPLSMRRCESSPGSLQNILDSDAGKTLMSSQRPAGRETRFANLRSLQSATPEKQKTKPGVIRPTTVKAKIITLKEEEPAQPNPFRKYLEETGGLQTEEDSSISHPYLYTKLSSPTKSPLHPQGLSHADLLTPGPFNHLGSIFGDIHDSSYSPYRRNNLYNKPTHPIVPIPENEALSSKEGCHLWGVLSGSWNRHDFGLEVNCRECYLPVCCDADVRSMLK; translated from the exons CAACCCATACAACATGGAGAACAGACTGAGGCAAGAAATGTGAGTGACATCTCCTCCTTTAATTTCCTTTACAGAGAACAG GTTCCTTCAGAATCTGAATTTCTGAGGTTCACCTTTGTTCCTTCGTTTGGAAGGCTTCCAACTCAGTTCTACATCGCTGATGCCACAACATTTCTTGCAGAGGGACCTGTGGATAGAAACTCTCGAGAAATTACTGGGCACAAg GCCGAAGCAGTTCCTGGAGGTCAGGCCATAGGAAGTGGAAACGAGGGAAACAGCGGCTCTGCCAGTTGCACAAACAGTCGCCACAAACTTTTCCAAGCCAAAGATCGCAAGtcaagcagaggggaaatggaAGGGGACGACCTTTTCAAAGCTGAATTTATCTTCATTACGGACTCGGATGAGGACAAAAACACTCCACTAGGCAACGGATATGGACATGGAAGATCTAAGGGTCTGGATGCATCCTGTTTGTCTCCGAGTGGCGAATCCAGAGGACATCAGACAGCCCCACAGTTACCACTGCACACTGAGATCTCTTACAATTCTGTCAGCCAACAGAAACAGTCTCAG TTAACTTCTCCTCTGTCTACCTCTGATCATCCTTCTTATAAGCCACTTGTTGCTCATTTGCTTTTTCCAACTAACCTGACGGTAGAACAGGACCCGTCTCCCGCTGTCCACCAAGCCTCTTCTCTTCAAGAATCCCACAGCCAATGGCAGTCTGCAAATGGGTCCTCTGTACGCCAGACATCTACCTATTTACAGTCTACTGCTTCttacagcctcccttctcccatatTGCAAAGACCTTCTTTCCCAAGTCACAGCCTTTCAGATGGGGCTCAGTTGCCCAGTGGTCTCCAGGCTAGGAATCTTCCCCAGAAATATGAGCTCACCTCATCCCCTTTATCAAGCAAAGACTCGTGCCCTTCTTCCCCACAGGCTCACAGTTCAGCAGACACGCTTCAGAGCTCATCCCCTCAGGCCGCTTCTCCTCTCCCGCCCAAGAGGTTTGCCCCCTTGTCTGTGGTTCCCATCTATATCACGACACACTTATTATCCCCTAGTCCAAAGCCTCTGTCTTCTCCTCTTCATGGTTCCTCCTCCACCATCTATAGTGTCAACAACCCCGGCAGCCAAATGTCTTCCAGTGGGAACCTTCTGAAATCCGGAACTAAGTCGCCACTACCAACCAGACTCTCTCTTCTGACTGCTATTTTGAAGTCAGGATCCACTCCGAAAAGACCCTTTTCTCCTGCATCTTGCCCTGCTACGTTTTCTCCCAATTCCCTGGGCTCTTCAACGCTGGCAATAGACCAAAAGTTTAAAATGACCCCTCCGACCCCTAAGAAAGCTGCCTCAGAGTATTCAATTAGGTCCGCCTCTCCAAGTCAAGAGGAATTTCGTCTTTCGGTGTTTTCTACCGTGCCCAATCGCATGGCCTCATTTTCAAAATCCAGCCCTACTCTTAGAACCAGGTCCCCGTCTCCTAAAAAGCACCTTGACACCAGGGCGCTTTCCCCTGACAAATTGTGCCCTTTGTCGCCCACCATTTCTTCCTATAGAAAAACAGTTGTGTCTCCTCTGTTACAATCGAAATCTCCCACTTTCTCCTTGCCTCCCCACGCCCCTAGGAAAGGGGCCCACTCTCCTGCCCACAAAGCCCGAGGGCCTGAAAAGTCTAAGAAGGTGCATACCTATTCCCCCACTTTTACCACTAAGTCCTATCCACTGTCTCCTCCCGGTGTTAGCCAAAGGGACGCCGTTTCCCCCACTGCAGACAagggctctctctctccaaccGTAATGCATTCTAGCTGCCGGTCAAATGGATGTTTACCGCAAGCCATTGTTAAGGACCCAGCTACCAATTCGCCAGGTCTTTCACCTCATTGGCAAGCTTCTCATACAGATTCGACTTCACCCACTCCTCCAGGCTATCGTATTAAAGCCCCTTCTCCACACAGAGAGTCCTCCTCTGTTCATTCAAACTTCCGAGCTTGCCCTCCATCTTCAAGACCCAGGACCCCAACGGTACCACAGCACAGATCTCCTGCCACGGTGCACTCACCTTGTTCATTGTTGTCAGGATCCAGGGAGGTGACTTCACCactgtctttctctctgccttctgcctctgAGAATAAGAAGCCCCAG TCACACAAGATCAAGACAAGCTACAAGGCTTTTGCAGCAATCCCTACAAACACACTACTTCTCGAACAGAAG GCACTCGATGAACCAGCCAAAGCAGAAGAAGTCGCAGAAAACAAATCTTTGGATACACATTCAGAG ATGTGCTCCCCTGCTCAGCTCAGGCAACAAACTGAAGAGCTGTGTGCTGCTATTGATCAAGTCTTACAGGACCCCCTGTCTATG CGCCGTTGTGAATCTTCTCCAGGCTCCCTGCAGAACATATTGGATTCAGATGCAGGCAAA ACATTGATGTCTTCACAGAGACCAGCTGGACGGGAAACAAGATTT GCTAACCTTCGTTCATTGCAATCTGCAACACCTGAAAAGCAAAAG ACAAAGCCTGGTGTCATTCGTCCAACAACGgtgaaagcaaaaataataacGTTAAAGGAAGAGGAACCTGCCCAACCAAACCCATTCAGAAAGTACCTAGAAGAAACCGGTGGCCTCCAAACTGAAGAG GATTCATCTATTTCCCATCCTTATTTATATACTAAACTGAGCTCTCCTACTAAGTCCCCATTGCACCCACAGGGACTCTCTCATGCTGACTTGCTAACTCCTGGTCCATTCAATCATTTGGGTTCCATCTTTGGCGACATCCATGACAGTTCTTATAGTCCTTACCGTCGCAATAATTTGTATAACAAG
- the MLIP gene encoding muscular LMNA-interacting protein isoform X5: MELGKHKPEASTRNALWNEKLKVPSESEFLRFTFVPSFGRLPTQFYIADATTFLAEGPVDRNSREITGHKAEAVPGGQAIGSGNEGNSGSASCTNSRHKLFQAKDRKSSRGEMEGDDLFKAEFIFITDSDEDKNTPLGNGYGHGRSKGLDASCLSPSGESRGHQTAPQLPLHTEISYNSVSQQKQSQLTSPLSTSDHPSYKPLVAHLLFPTNLTVEQDPSPAVHQASSLQESHSQWQSANGSSVRQTSTYLQSTASYSLPSPILQRPSFPSHSLSDGAQLPSGLQARNLPQKYELTSSPLSSKDSCPSSPQAHSSADTLQSSSPQAASPLPPKRFAPLSVVPIYITTHLLSPSPKPLSSPLHGSSSTIYSVNNPGSQMSSSGNLLKSGTKSPLPTRLSLLTAILKSGSTPKRPFSPASCPATFSPNSLGSSTLAIDQKFKMTPPTPKKAASEYSIRSASPSQEEFRLSVFSTVPNRMASFSKSSPTLRTRSPSPKKHLDTRALSPDKLCPLSPTISSYRKTVVSPLLQSKSPTFSLPPHAPRKGAHSPAHKARGPEKSKKVHTYSPTFTTKSYPLSPPGVSQRDAVSPTADKGSLSPTVMHSSCRSNGCLPQAIVKDPATNSPGLSPHWQASHTDSTSPTPPGYRIKAPSPHRESSSVHSNFRACPPSSRPRTPTVPQHRSPATVHSPCSLLSGSREVTSPLSFSLPSASENKKPQSHKIKTSYKAFAAIPTNTLLLEQKALDEPAKAEEVAENKSLDTHSEMCSPAQLRQQTEELCAAIDQVLQDPLSMRRCESSPGSLQNILDSDAGKTLMSSQRPAGRETRFANLRSLQSATPEKQKTKPGVIRPTTVKAKIITLKEEEPAQPNPFRKYLEETGGLQTEEDSSISHPYLYTKLSSPTKSPLHPQGLSHADLLTPGPFNHLGSIFGDIHDSSYSPYRRNNLYNKPTHPIVPIPENEALSSKELCSARAQNKLDLLPYQENKDLSRGNVPDNGSPHSRAHCLPRGDFENVFAKTT, encoded by the exons GTTCCTTCAGAATCTGAATTTCTGAGGTTCACCTTTGTTCCTTCGTTTGGAAGGCTTCCAACTCAGTTCTACATCGCTGATGCCACAACATTTCTTGCAGAGGGACCTGTGGATAGAAACTCTCGAGAAATTACTGGGCACAAg GCCGAAGCAGTTCCTGGAGGTCAGGCCATAGGAAGTGGAAACGAGGGAAACAGCGGCTCTGCCAGTTGCACAAACAGTCGCCACAAACTTTTCCAAGCCAAAGATCGCAAGtcaagcagaggggaaatggaAGGGGACGACCTTTTCAAAGCTGAATTTATCTTCATTACGGACTCGGATGAGGACAAAAACACTCCACTAGGCAACGGATATGGACATGGAAGATCTAAGGGTCTGGATGCATCCTGTTTGTCTCCGAGTGGCGAATCCAGAGGACATCAGACAGCCCCACAGTTACCACTGCACACTGAGATCTCTTACAATTCTGTCAGCCAACAGAAACAGTCTCAG TTAACTTCTCCTCTGTCTACCTCTGATCATCCTTCTTATAAGCCACTTGTTGCTCATTTGCTTTTTCCAACTAACCTGACGGTAGAACAGGACCCGTCTCCCGCTGTCCACCAAGCCTCTTCTCTTCAAGAATCCCACAGCCAATGGCAGTCTGCAAATGGGTCCTCTGTACGCCAGACATCTACCTATTTACAGTCTACTGCTTCttacagcctcccttctcccatatTGCAAAGACCTTCTTTCCCAAGTCACAGCCTTTCAGATGGGGCTCAGTTGCCCAGTGGTCTCCAGGCTAGGAATCTTCCCCAGAAATATGAGCTCACCTCATCCCCTTTATCAAGCAAAGACTCGTGCCCTTCTTCCCCACAGGCTCACAGTTCAGCAGACACGCTTCAGAGCTCATCCCCTCAGGCCGCTTCTCCTCTCCCGCCCAAGAGGTTTGCCCCCTTGTCTGTGGTTCCCATCTATATCACGACACACTTATTATCCCCTAGTCCAAAGCCTCTGTCTTCTCCTCTTCATGGTTCCTCCTCCACCATCTATAGTGTCAACAACCCCGGCAGCCAAATGTCTTCCAGTGGGAACCTTCTGAAATCCGGAACTAAGTCGCCACTACCAACCAGACTCTCTCTTCTGACTGCTATTTTGAAGTCAGGATCCACTCCGAAAAGACCCTTTTCTCCTGCATCTTGCCCTGCTACGTTTTCTCCCAATTCCCTGGGCTCTTCAACGCTGGCAATAGACCAAAAGTTTAAAATGACCCCTCCGACCCCTAAGAAAGCTGCCTCAGAGTATTCAATTAGGTCCGCCTCTCCAAGTCAAGAGGAATTTCGTCTTTCGGTGTTTTCTACCGTGCCCAATCGCATGGCCTCATTTTCAAAATCCAGCCCTACTCTTAGAACCAGGTCCCCGTCTCCTAAAAAGCACCTTGACACCAGGGCGCTTTCCCCTGACAAATTGTGCCCTTTGTCGCCCACCATTTCTTCCTATAGAAAAACAGTTGTGTCTCCTCTGTTACAATCGAAATCTCCCACTTTCTCCTTGCCTCCCCACGCCCCTAGGAAAGGGGCCCACTCTCCTGCCCACAAAGCCCGAGGGCCTGAAAAGTCTAAGAAGGTGCATACCTATTCCCCCACTTTTACCACTAAGTCCTATCCACTGTCTCCTCCCGGTGTTAGCCAAAGGGACGCCGTTTCCCCCACTGCAGACAagggctctctctctccaaccGTAATGCATTCTAGCTGCCGGTCAAATGGATGTTTACCGCAAGCCATTGTTAAGGACCCAGCTACCAATTCGCCAGGTCTTTCACCTCATTGGCAAGCTTCTCATACAGATTCGACTTCACCCACTCCTCCAGGCTATCGTATTAAAGCCCCTTCTCCACACAGAGAGTCCTCCTCTGTTCATTCAAACTTCCGAGCTTGCCCTCCATCTTCAAGACCCAGGACCCCAACGGTACCACAGCACAGATCTCCTGCCACGGTGCACTCACCTTGTTCATTGTTGTCAGGATCCAGGGAGGTGACTTCACCactgtctttctctctgccttctgcctctgAGAATAAGAAGCCCCAG TCACACAAGATCAAGACAAGCTACAAGGCTTTTGCAGCAATCCCTACAAACACACTACTTCTCGAACAGAAG GCACTCGATGAACCAGCCAAAGCAGAAGAAGTCGCAGAAAACAAATCTTTGGATACACATTCAGAG ATGTGCTCCCCTGCTCAGCTCAGGCAACAAACTGAAGAGCTGTGTGCTGCTATTGATCAAGTCTTACAGGACCCCCTGTCTATG CGCCGTTGTGAATCTTCTCCAGGCTCCCTGCAGAACATATTGGATTCAGATGCAGGCAAA ACATTGATGTCTTCACAGAGACCAGCTGGACGGGAAACAAGATTT GCTAACCTTCGTTCATTGCAATCTGCAACACCTGAAAAGCAAAAG ACAAAGCCTGGTGTCATTCGTCCAACAACGgtgaaagcaaaaataataacGTTAAAGGAAGAGGAACCTGCCCAACCAAACCCATTCAGAAAGTACCTAGAAGAAACCGGTGGCCTCCAAACTGAAGAG GATTCATCTATTTCCCATCCTTATTTATATACTAAACTGAGCTCTCCTACTAAGTCCCCATTGCACCCACAGGGACTCTCTCATGCTGACTTGCTAACTCCTGGTCCATTCAATCATTTGGGTTCCATCTTTGGCGACATCCATGACAGTTCTTATAGTCCTTACCGTCGCAATAATTTGTATAACAAG
- the MLIP gene encoding muscular LMNA-interacting protein isoform X2: MELGKHKPEASTRNALWNEKLKQPIQHGEQTEARNVSDISSFNFLYREQVPSESEFLRFTFVPSFGRLPTQFYIADATTFLAEGPVDRNSREITGHKAEAVPGGQAIGSGNEGNSGSASCTNSRHKLFQAKDRKSSRGEMEGDDLFKAEFIFITDSDEDKNTPLGNGYGHGRSKGLDASCLSPSGESRGHQTAPQLPLHTEISYNSVSQQKQSQLTSPLSTSDHPSYKPLVAHLLFPTNLTVEQDPSPAVHQASSLQESHSQWQSANGSSVRQTSTYLQSTASYSLPSPILQRPSFPSHSLSDGAQLPSGLQARNLPQKYELTSSPLSSKDSCPSSPQAHSSADTLQSSSPQAASPLPPKRFAPLSVVPIYITTHLLSPSPKPLSSPLHGSSSTIYSVNNPGSQMSSSGNLLKSGTKSPLPTRLSLLTAILKSGSTPKRPFSPASCPATFSPNSLGSSTLAIDQKFKMTPPTPKKAASEYSIRSASPSQEEFRLSVFSTVPNRMASFSKSSPTLRTRSPSPKKHLDTRALSPDKLCPLSPTISSYRKTVVSPLLQSKSPTFSLPPHAPRKGAHSPAHKARGPEKSKKVHTYSPTFTTKSYPLSPPGVSQRDAVSPTADKGSLSPTVMHSSCRSNGCLPQAIVKDPATNSPGLSPHWQASHTDSTSPTPPGYRIKAPSPHRESSSVHSNFRACPPSSRPRTPTVPQHRSPATVHSPCSLLSGSREVTSPLSFSLPSASENKKPQSHKIKTSYKAFAAIPTNTLLLEQKALDEPAKAEEVAENKSLDTHSEMCSPAQLRQQTEELCAAIDQVLQDPLSMRRCESSPGSLQNILDSDAGKRPAGRETRFANLRSLQSATPEKQKTKPGVIRPTTVKAKIITLKEEEPAQPNPFRKYLEETGGLQTEEDSSISHPYLYTKLSSPTKSPLHPQGLSHADLLTPGPFNHLGSIFGDIHDSSYSPYRRNNLYNKPTHPIVPIPENEALSSKELCSARAQNKLDLLPYQENKDLSRGNVPDNGSPHSRAHCLPRGDFENVFAKTT; this comes from the exons CAACCCATACAACATGGAGAACAGACTGAGGCAAGAAATGTGAGTGACATCTCCTCCTTTAATTTCCTTTACAGAGAACAG GTTCCTTCAGAATCTGAATTTCTGAGGTTCACCTTTGTTCCTTCGTTTGGAAGGCTTCCAACTCAGTTCTACATCGCTGATGCCACAACATTTCTTGCAGAGGGACCTGTGGATAGAAACTCTCGAGAAATTACTGGGCACAAg GCCGAAGCAGTTCCTGGAGGTCAGGCCATAGGAAGTGGAAACGAGGGAAACAGCGGCTCTGCCAGTTGCACAAACAGTCGCCACAAACTTTTCCAAGCCAAAGATCGCAAGtcaagcagaggggaaatggaAGGGGACGACCTTTTCAAAGCTGAATTTATCTTCATTACGGACTCGGATGAGGACAAAAACACTCCACTAGGCAACGGATATGGACATGGAAGATCTAAGGGTCTGGATGCATCCTGTTTGTCTCCGAGTGGCGAATCCAGAGGACATCAGACAGCCCCACAGTTACCACTGCACACTGAGATCTCTTACAATTCTGTCAGCCAACAGAAACAGTCTCAG TTAACTTCTCCTCTGTCTACCTCTGATCATCCTTCTTATAAGCCACTTGTTGCTCATTTGCTTTTTCCAACTAACCTGACGGTAGAACAGGACCCGTCTCCCGCTGTCCACCAAGCCTCTTCTCTTCAAGAATCCCACAGCCAATGGCAGTCTGCAAATGGGTCCTCTGTACGCCAGACATCTACCTATTTACAGTCTACTGCTTCttacagcctcccttctcccatatTGCAAAGACCTTCTTTCCCAAGTCACAGCCTTTCAGATGGGGCTCAGTTGCCCAGTGGTCTCCAGGCTAGGAATCTTCCCCAGAAATATGAGCTCACCTCATCCCCTTTATCAAGCAAAGACTCGTGCCCTTCTTCCCCACAGGCTCACAGTTCAGCAGACACGCTTCAGAGCTCATCCCCTCAGGCCGCTTCTCCTCTCCCGCCCAAGAGGTTTGCCCCCTTGTCTGTGGTTCCCATCTATATCACGACACACTTATTATCCCCTAGTCCAAAGCCTCTGTCTTCTCCTCTTCATGGTTCCTCCTCCACCATCTATAGTGTCAACAACCCCGGCAGCCAAATGTCTTCCAGTGGGAACCTTCTGAAATCCGGAACTAAGTCGCCACTACCAACCAGACTCTCTCTTCTGACTGCTATTTTGAAGTCAGGATCCACTCCGAAAAGACCCTTTTCTCCTGCATCTTGCCCTGCTACGTTTTCTCCCAATTCCCTGGGCTCTTCAACGCTGGCAATAGACCAAAAGTTTAAAATGACCCCTCCGACCCCTAAGAAAGCTGCCTCAGAGTATTCAATTAGGTCCGCCTCTCCAAGTCAAGAGGAATTTCGTCTTTCGGTGTTTTCTACCGTGCCCAATCGCATGGCCTCATTTTCAAAATCCAGCCCTACTCTTAGAACCAGGTCCCCGTCTCCTAAAAAGCACCTTGACACCAGGGCGCTTTCCCCTGACAAATTGTGCCCTTTGTCGCCCACCATTTCTTCCTATAGAAAAACAGTTGTGTCTCCTCTGTTACAATCGAAATCTCCCACTTTCTCCTTGCCTCCCCACGCCCCTAGGAAAGGGGCCCACTCTCCTGCCCACAAAGCCCGAGGGCCTGAAAAGTCTAAGAAGGTGCATACCTATTCCCCCACTTTTACCACTAAGTCCTATCCACTGTCTCCTCCCGGTGTTAGCCAAAGGGACGCCGTTTCCCCCACTGCAGACAagggctctctctctccaaccGTAATGCATTCTAGCTGCCGGTCAAATGGATGTTTACCGCAAGCCATTGTTAAGGACCCAGCTACCAATTCGCCAGGTCTTTCACCTCATTGGCAAGCTTCTCATACAGATTCGACTTCACCCACTCCTCCAGGCTATCGTATTAAAGCCCCTTCTCCACACAGAGAGTCCTCCTCTGTTCATTCAAACTTCCGAGCTTGCCCTCCATCTTCAAGACCCAGGACCCCAACGGTACCACAGCACAGATCTCCTGCCACGGTGCACTCACCTTGTTCATTGTTGTCAGGATCCAGGGAGGTGACTTCACCactgtctttctctctgccttctgcctctgAGAATAAGAAGCCCCAG TCACACAAGATCAAGACAAGCTACAAGGCTTTTGCAGCAATCCCTACAAACACACTACTTCTCGAACAGAAG GCACTCGATGAACCAGCCAAAGCAGAAGAAGTCGCAGAAAACAAATCTTTGGATACACATTCAGAG ATGTGCTCCCCTGCTCAGCTCAGGCAACAAACTGAAGAGCTGTGTGCTGCTATTGATCAAGTCTTACAGGACCCCCTGTCTATG CGCCGTTGTGAATCTTCTCCAGGCTCCCTGCAGAACATATTGGATTCAGATGCAGGCAAA AGACCAGCTGGACGGGAAACAAGATTT GCTAACCTTCGTTCATTGCAATCTGCAACACCTGAAAAGCAAAAG ACAAAGCCTGGTGTCATTCGTCCAACAACGgtgaaagcaaaaataataacGTTAAAGGAAGAGGAACCTGCCCAACCAAACCCATTCAGAAAGTACCTAGAAGAAACCGGTGGCCTCCAAACTGAAGAG GATTCATCTATTTCCCATCCTTATTTATATACTAAACTGAGCTCTCCTACTAAGTCCCCATTGCACCCACAGGGACTCTCTCATGCTGACTTGCTAACTCCTGGTCCATTCAATCATTTGGGTTCCATCTTTGGCGACATCCATGACAGTTCTTATAGTCCTTACCGTCGCAATAATTTGTATAACAAG